A single genomic interval of Clostridium facile harbors:
- a CDS encoding class I SAM-dependent methyltransferase: MEYSKEDLMEAKKQIWGVGENMGTEESKKIWEENAQFWDNAMGDESNEFHREVVRPKVTELLSPNPADYILDIACGNGNYSSYLAQRGASVVAFDYSKKMIELAKRRQSQYAKQIEFCVADATDRKSILELKRNRAFTKAVSNMAIMDITDIEPLLMAVYELLEESGIFVFATQHPCFITLTEKYMTPHSYYGIAIEGQPEEQIYYHRSIQDIFNLCFRAGFVIDGFYEECFKNNKEIPMVMIVRLKKVKRDSLK, from the coding sequence ATGGAATATAGTAAGGAAGATTTAATGGAAGCAAAAAAGCAAATTTGGGGAGTGGGAGAGAACATGGGAACAGAGGAAAGTAAAAAAATCTGGGAGGAGAACGCACAATTTTGGGATAATGCAATGGGTGACGAATCTAATGAATTTCACAGAGAGGTAGTGCGTCCCAAAGTAACGGAACTTCTATCTCCTAATCCTGCGGATTACATTTTGGATATTGCGTGTGGCAATGGAAATTATTCTTCGTATCTTGCACAAAGAGGCGCTTCGGTTGTCGCTTTTGATTACAGCAAAAAAATGATAGAATTGGCTAAAAGACGGCAATCACAATATGCAAAACAAATTGAATTTTGTGTGGCGGATGCGACCGATAGAAAAAGTATATTAGAATTAAAAAGAAATCGAGCCTTTACGAAAGCAGTTTCTAATATGGCAATTATGGATATTACGGATATTGAACCACTTCTTATGGCTGTTTATGAACTGTTGGAGGAAAGCGGAATTTTTGTCTTTGCAACGCAACACCCTTGTTTTATCACGTTGACTGAAAAATATATGACACCGCACAGTTACTATGGTATAGCGATTGAAGGGCAACCGGAGGAGCAGATTTATTATCATCGTTCCATACAAGATATTTTTAACCTTTGTTTTAGAGCTGGATTTGTCATTGATGGATTTTATGAAGAATGTTTCAAAAACAACAAAGAAATTCCTATGGTAATGATAGTAAGGCTTAAAAAGGTAAAACGTGATAGCTTAAAATAA
- the tet(W) gene encoding tetracycline resistance ribosomal protection protein Tet(W), which translates to MKIINIGILAHVDAGKTTLTESLLYASGAISEPGSVEKGTTRTDTMFLERQRGITIQAAVTSFQWHRCKVNIVDTPGHMDFLAEVYRSLAVLDGAILVISAKDGVQAQTRILFHALRKMNIPTVIFINKIDQAGVDLQSVVQSVRDKLSADIIIKQTVSLSPEIVLEENTDIEAWDAVIENNDELLEKYIAGEPISREKLAREEQQRVQDASLFPVYHGSAKNGLGIQPLMDAVTGLFQPIGEQGGAALCGSVFKVEYTDCGQRRVYLRLYSGTLRLRDTVALAGREKLKITEMRIPSKGEIVRTDTAYQGEIVILPSDSVRLNDVLGDQTRLPRKRWREDPLPMLRTTIAPKTAAQRERLLDALTQLADTDPLLRCEVDSITHEIILSFLGRVQLEVVSALLSEKYKLETVVKEPSVIYMERPLKAASHTIHIEVPPNPFWASIGLSVTPLSLGSGVQYESRVSLGYLNQSFQNAVRDGIRYGLEQGLFGWNVTDCKICFEYGLYYSPVSTPADFRSLAPIVLEQALKESGTQLLEPYLSFILYAPQEYLSRAYHDAPKYCATIETAQVKKDEVVFTGEIPARCIQAYRTDLAFYTNGRSVCLTELKGYQAAVGQPVIQPRRPNSRLDKVRHMFQKVM; encoded by the coding sequence ATGAAAATAATCAATATTGGAATTCTTGCCCATGTAGACGCTGGAAAGACGACCTTGACGGAGAGCCTGCTATATGCCAGCGGAGCCATTTCAGAACCGGGGAGCGTCGAAAAAGGGACAACGAGGACGGACACCATGTTTTTGGAGCGGCAGCGTGGGATTACCATTCAAGCGGCAGTCACTTCCTTCCAGTGGCACAGATGTAAAGTTAACATTGTGGATACGCCCGGCCACATGGATTTTTTGGCGGAGGTGTACCGCTCTTTGGCTGTTTTAGATGGGGCCATCTTGGTGATCTCCGCTAAAGATGGCGTGCAGGCCCAGACCCGTATTCTGTTCCATGCCCTGCGGAAAATGAACATTCCCACCGTTATCTTTATCAACAAGATCGACCAGGCTGGCGTTGATTTGCAGAGCGTGGTTCAGTCTGTTCGGGATAAGCTCTCCGCCGATATTATCATCAAGCAGACGGTGTCGCTGTCCCCGGAAATAGTCCTGGAGGAAAATACCGACATAGAAGCATGGGATGCGGTCATCGAAAATAACGATGAATTATTGGAAAAGTATATCGCAGGAGAACCAATCAGCCGGGAAAAACTTGCGCGGGAGGAACAGCAGCGGGTTCAAGACGCCTCCCTGTTCCCAGTCTATCATGGCAGCGCCAAAAATGGCCTTGGCATTCAACCGTTGATGGATGCGGTGACAGGGCTGTTCCAACCGATTGGGGAACAGGGGGGCGCCGCCCTATGCGGCAGCGTTTTCAAGGTTGAGTACACCGATTGCGGCCAGCGGCGTGTCTATCTACGGTTATACAGCGGAACGCTGCGCCTGCGGGATACGGTGGCCCTGGCCGGGAGAGAAAAGCTGAAAATCACAGAGATGCGTATTCCATCCAAAGGGGAAATTGTTCGGACAGACACCGCTTATCAGGGTGAAATTGTTATCCTTCCCAGCGACAGCGTGAGGTTAAACGATGTATTAGGGGACCAAACCCGGCTCCCTCGTAAAAGGTGGCGCGAGGACCCCCTCCCCATGCTGCGGACGACGATTGCGCCGAAAACGGCAGCGCAAAGAGAACGGCTGCTGGACGCTCTTACGCAACTTGCGGATACTGACCCGCTTTTGCGTTGCGAAGTGGATTCCATCACCCATGAGATCATTCTTTCTTTTTTGGGCCGGGTGCAGTTGGAGGTTGTTTCCGCTTTGCTGTCGGAAAAATACAAGCTTGAAACAGTGGTAAAGGAACCCTCCGTCATTTATATGGAGCGGCCGCTCAAAGCAGCCAGCCACACCATCCATATCGAGGTGCCGCCCAACCCGTTTTGGGCATCCATAGGACTGTCTGTTACACCACTCTCGCTTGGCTCCGGTGTACAATACGAGAGCCGGGTTTCGCTGGGATACTTGAACCAGAGTTTTCAAAACGCTGTCAGGGATGGTATCCGTTACGGGCTGGAGCAGGGCTTGTTCGGCTGGAACGTAACGGACTGTAAGATTTGCTTTGAATACGGGCTTTATTACAGTCCGGTCAGCACGCCGGCGGACTTCCGCTCATTGGCCCCGATTGTATTGGAACAGGCATTGAAGGAATCGGGGACGCAGCTGCTGGAACCTTATCTCTCCTTCATCCTCTATGCGCCCCAGGAATACCTTTCCAGGGCTTATCATGATGCACCGAAATACTGTGCCACCATCGAAACGGCCCAGGTAAAAAAGGATGAAGTTGTCTTTACTGGCGAGATTCCCGCCCGCTGTATACAGGCATACCGTACTGATCTGGCCTTTTACACCAACGGGCGGAGCGTATGCCTTACAGAGCTGAAAGGATATCAGGCCGCTGTCGGTCAGCCGGTCATCCAGCCCCGCCGTCCAAACAGCCGCCTGGACAAGGTGCGCCATATGTTTCAGAAGGTAATGTAA